Genomic segment of Zingiber officinale cultivar Zhangliang chromosome 11B, Zo_v1.1, whole genome shotgun sequence:
taaacattacaatGAGCATTTTTGTATATCTAATAAATCTCGACATCGGTAGGATTAAACTCCATCACGACCCTTCAACAATTTATTGGCGAGTCCATTAACGGACCGATCAAGCGATCAAGCATCCATTTGTAACGGATATAACAGCAGCGTCATGTGACACTCCGTCCGGTTTATTCTCGTAACCGAAACTTTAGCAGGCTTACCATACATACCGGTAACAACAACGATACCGGTTTAAATATCACAGAATCAGAAAAACAAGGACAGGCGATGGCAAGGTCGGAAGAGGACACAGCGAAGCGGCGATCCTGATCCGCTCACTGCGCGTGCGTCACGTGGGTTCCTTTGCCAGACGCAATTGCGGTTTCGTCGCCGTCGGAGTCGGGGCACAGATTGCTGGTGGCGTAGAGTCGGTACGGGCTGGTGTCGAGGGCGAGCCACTGCTCGACGGTGAAGAGCTGCTGGCTGCATCTCATGTGGGGGCCGGTGGTGGTGACCTCGACGTAATTGCAGTACCATCcgtggccctttccagatccgtCGGAGGTGAGGTTCATCCAGCAGGGCGGCCAGGAGGAGATGCAGGGGCCGCGGCCGCTGAAGATGTCGAGGTTGCCGCGCTCGAAGTAGTCGTATCCCTGTCCCATGAGACCGCCCCACGATTCCAGGTCCTCGATGAGCACGCCGTAGCCGTCCGCGCCGGCGAACGCCACACTGATGACCGAATCCGTGCCAGCCTTCCAGATCGACCCCGTTCGGACGTAGATAGTGTACACGCAGCTGTAGTCGTCGTTGCTGCCGCGCACGACCTGTTCGATCATTTGCCCCAAATAGAAAAAACGTAGATGAAATTTAATCAGATCTGAAGGGGGGAAAAACGTAATGGCGACAGTCTGATCGAAGAACACTTACTTTGTGAAGGGAGGAGGGTGTGGTGGAGTTGGAAATGGTGATCAAACTGCAGACGAAGAGGAGGGCGATGAGGGAGGAACTGTGGATCCTGCTGCTCGCCATGGTTGCCTTCTCGCTTCCAGAGTGGATCAGGATGAGAGGGACTGGGATTGCAGGGGAAGGTGATTAAAAAAAGTGTGATTTAAGTCAGAACGTGAGGTCCTTTACTGATTTCTGGATGACACTTGAGAGGCGCCGGGCCGGGTGAGATACTGGGCTCAAGGCCCATCCTAATTCCTTGCCTTTTTGTACGTAATTCGTTAGTTGGGTTTCGGCGGATCCTTTCAATCGTTTGCATTTTGATTTTGAAGCACATATGTTGTTTAATTTGATCGATGGTATTTTTATTATAGTTTAGAGTTTTCACTGTGCCATTTAAAAAAATAGTGTAAAAACAAAGCTAAAGAGAGGATTTAACAATTAATCTCATTTATTTACTTTAACATTGTTAATTCAGATTGAAGTTGTAATTGAAAATAGAACTAAAAACTCAATGCTCAATATAATAATCGtagtatttttattatttttatctaataTATATTGCTTATGTAAAATAGAAATATATAAAATGAagcattagatttttttaaagagCGGACATCATGCATGACATGCAAGCTGAGAAGTTGGAGACAAGGCTATTGACCCCCTTTTCCCGCGCTTTGTTTTATCTGGTCAACCAAATCGATTGCAAAAGCTGAGCTCTTTCAGCAAAAGCCTACGTAGTACCGATTGCCATCAGACAAGTAATCAGCATATCGAAACAGAACTATGTGGCTGCCAGTTTTTTTTGGACATGTCTGCAGCGACAAGACGCACAGTCCTCCGGAGGACTGCAGGCAGCCCGGGGCACTTTAGTCGCCCAGCTAATCACCACCTTACATGGCAAGCCGTTCCTATTCCTCCACAGCAGCAGAGCA
This window contains:
- the LOC122034601 gene encoding PLAT domain-containing protein 1-like; translated protein: MASSRIHSSSLIALLFVCSLITISNSTTPSSLHKVVRGSNDDYSCVYTIYVRTGSIWKAGTDSVISVAFAGADGYGVLIEDLESWGGLMGQGYDYFERGNLDIFSGRGPCISSWPPCWMNLTSDGSGKGHGWYCNYVEVTTTGPHMRCSQQLFTVEQWLALDTSPYRLYATSNLCPDSDGDETAIASGKGTHVTHAQ